One segment of Deltaproteobacteria bacterium DNA contains the following:
- the rbfA gene encoding 30S ribosome-binding factor RbfA, which translates to MSTRRVARIQGLIMETVSYLLLAKVKDPRLQSVTVTRVEVSPDLRRAMVYYSFFGQDADREAVAQTLKGSTGFFRREVGRKVGLKFVPEIVFRFDQSMEYSQHMDEVFKRLHATDTPQENKK; encoded by the coding sequence ATGAGTACGAGAAGAGTGGCCAGAATTCAGGGTTTGATCATGGAAACGGTCTCCTACCTCCTGCTGGCAAAGGTCAAAGATCCTCGATTGCAGTCAGTCACGGTCACCAGGGTTGAGGTCAGCCCTGATCTGAGAAGGGCGATGGTGTACTACAGCTTTTTTGGCCAGGATGCGGACCGAGAAGCGGTTGCGCAGACTCTGAAAGGATCAACCGGTTTCTTCCGTCGGGAAGTCGGTCGAAAGGTGGGCCTGAAATTCGTGCCCGAGATTGTCTTTCGGTTCGACCAGTCAATGGAGTACAGCCAACACATGGACGAGGTGTTCAAGCGTCTGCATGCAACAGACACGCCGCAAGAAAATAAAAAATAA
- a CDS encoding DHH family phosphoesterase — translation MQQTRRKKIKNKFEVNQIGIKTLAALFQKKNSFLLLSHINPDGDALGSMLALGEGLRSLGKSVRLFNETGVPPLYKFLPHAKEVATRLDAWNDFDIAVLLDCHSLKRAGKKAAKAALIQDLAILDHHEVGQPVLSAASMIDPEVSATGELIYQLLISMEVDITPQMATNLFTAISTDTGSFSFDNTTASCLDVAAALVRRGARPWEIFRQLNFNMPPQRLNLLSRSLENIEYYHQGRIGTLTVNSEVMAATKTSKIDTEGFVSYPRSVRGVELALLITENGDGVCHVSLRSQGKVDAAALAGTFGGGGHHNAAGFSLAGTVEEVKTRVISAAISFLPPEGA, via the coding sequence ATGCAACAGACACGCCGCAAGAAAATAAAAAATAAGTTTGAGGTGAACCAGATCGGTATAAAAACTCTGGCCGCACTCTTTCAGAAAAAAAACAGCTTTCTGCTTCTGAGCCATATAAACCCTGACGGGGATGCGTTAGGGTCCATGCTGGCCTTGGGAGAAGGCCTCAGGTCTCTGGGTAAGAGCGTGAGGCTGTTTAATGAGACAGGGGTGCCTCCGCTTTATAAGTTCCTGCCTCATGCAAAAGAAGTGGCCACTCGCCTCGACGCATGGAATGATTTTGATATCGCAGTTCTTTTGGACTGTCACTCCTTGAAGCGAGCGGGTAAGAAGGCTGCCAAGGCAGCCCTGATTCAAGACCTGGCGATCCTTGATCATCACGAGGTTGGGCAGCCGGTTCTATCGGCAGCCTCAATGATTGATCCGGAGGTTTCAGCCACTGGCGAGCTGATCTATCAGCTTCTGATCTCCATGGAGGTGGATATCACTCCCCAGATGGCAACCAACCTCTTCACAGCTATCAGTACTGATACCGGCTCGTTCAGTTTTGATAACACCACAGCCTCATGTCTGGACGTTGCGGCCGCACTGGTGAGACGGGGCGCCAGACCGTGGGAAATCTTTCGTCAGCTTAACTTCAATATGCCTCCTCAAAGATTGAATCTGCTGAGCCGGAGCTTGGAAAACATAGAGTATTACCACCAGGGCCGAATAGGAACCTTGACCGTCAACTCCGAGGTCATGGCCGCCACTAAGACTTCTAAAATAGACACCGAGGGGTTCGTCAGTTACCCCCGCTCGGTCAGAGGAGTGGAACTGGCCCTTTTAATCACGGAAAATGGAGATGGAGTCTGTCATGTCAGCCTTCGATCCCAGGGAAAGGTAGACGCGGCGGCCTTGGCTGGAACCTTTGGCGGCGGCGGACATCATAATGCCGCTGGCTTTTCCCTGGCTGGCACCGTTGAAGAGGTTAAAACCCGGGTCATATCGGCGGCCATCTCATTTCTGCCTCCAGAAGGGGCCTAA
- a CDS encoding YlxR family protein, translating into MIAASGSGGPIRTCLGCSRKRIKSELVRLALDEKGRVVWDEQQIRPGRGAYICPSRVCLKAMLKKKKLARAFRRPVSTALLESSAVPWQEEIC; encoded by the coding sequence GTGATTGCTGCATCAGGCTCCGGGGGCCCTATTCGGACCTGCCTTGGATGTTCAAGGAAGAGGATCAAATCCGAACTCGTGCGTTTGGCCCTGGACGAAAAAGGACGGGTCGTGTGGGACGAGCAGCAGATACGGCCGGGCCGAGGGGCTTATATCTGCCCTTCTCGAGTTTGCCTGAAAGCCATGTTAAAGAAAAAAAAGCTGGCTCGGGCCTTCCGCCGCCCAGTCTCGACCGCCCTTCTGGAATCATCGGCAGTACCATGGCAGGAAGAAATTTGTTAA
- the infB gene encoding translation initiation factor IF-2, translating into MGKIRIYELAKQLNMTNKVLVQKLQEMGYPVKSHSSTVDESQVSEIKDRLEGRKSQVVVEKKIRATIVRRRKKIIEVSAEETAEAEAKAVEPTEAAPSEPLESPLQEEPAAKAVGTPSLAETPATESALGEPAETAGEAAAEPSVEELAEEAKPQPKIKKIKRPKGEPARIISRPKIVPPEAKPEEKPVPKPATPPEPLPEKPVPEPTVSLVLPEAETKKLKKKRKAKAEPEISDEVKAVPKKPFRRREIIERTELYDEEPMGRTRSARYRKIARAVKKTQKPAITVPKAIKRRIKIAEAITVAELAKRMGVKAQDVLRTLISLGIMANINQAIDYDAAELVASEFDYEVTKGAFDEEEVLHLVEPEEIEMTLRSPVVTVMGHVDHGKTLLLDTIRQTNIIEGEAGGITQHIGAYHVSFDEGNITFLDTPGHEAFTAMRARGARITDIVVLVVAADDGPMEQTREAIDHARAAGVPILVAINKIDKPEADPDRVKRSLSELGLVPEEWGGDTIFANVSAKTGQGITELLDLILLQAEVIELKAAPHGRAQGRVIEAHLDKGRGPVATILVQSGLLKPGDPFVCGVYYGKIRGMLNDSGRRLNQAGPSLPVEIQGISGVPGAGDEFLVLENEKRAKQVSQYRQLKQRELELIKTSKVTLETIYERIKEGEAKELNIVLKADVQGSLEAINDALSALSTDEIKIIVIHSTTGAINETDVMLASASDASVIGFNVRPNAKVQELAESENIEIRYYDVIYKLTEEVKEAMVGLLEPTYVEETIGTAEIKQTFQVSKIGTVAGTAVTSGKIVRSAKVRLLRDGIVLFDGLMASLKRFKDDVKEVSSGYECGISLENFNDVKVGDMIEAYVIEEMSATL; encoded by the coding sequence ATGGGAAAGATTAGGATCTACGAATTAGCCAAACAGCTAAACATGACCAATAAAGTGCTGGTACAAAAGCTCCAGGAGATGGGCTATCCGGTCAAGAGCCATTCCAGTACCGTTGATGAGTCGCAGGTCAGTGAGATTAAGGATCGTCTTGAGGGCCGCAAGTCCCAGGTAGTGGTCGAGAAGAAAATCCGTGCCACAATCGTTCGGCGGAGAAAAAAGATCATTGAGGTGTCCGCTGAGGAAACGGCTGAAGCCGAAGCCAAGGCGGTTGAGCCGACCGAGGCAGCGCCTTCGGAACCCCTGGAATCACCCCTTCAGGAGGAGCCAGCAGCCAAGGCGGTAGGTACACCTTCCCTCGCTGAAACACCGGCCACTGAAAGCGCCCTCGGAGAACCTGCAGAAACAGCTGGTGAGGCGGCCGCGGAGCCGTCGGTTGAAGAGCTGGCAGAGGAAGCCAAGCCTCAACCCAAAATAAAAAAAATAAAAAGACCAAAGGGAGAACCGGCCCGGATTATCAGTCGGCCCAAAATCGTACCTCCTGAGGCAAAACCAGAGGAAAAACCGGTTCCAAAACCAGCAACACCGCCTGAACCTCTTCCGGAGAAGCCAGTTCCGGAACCCACCGTCTCGCTCGTCCTGCCTGAAGCAGAGACCAAAAAGCTCAAGAAGAAAAGGAAAGCCAAAGCCGAGCCCGAAATATCTGATGAAGTAAAAGCCGTTCCCAAAAAACCGTTCCGGCGTAGGGAAATCATCGAGCGAACAGAACTTTATGATGAAGAACCCATGGGCCGAACCCGTTCGGCGCGATATCGGAAAATCGCCCGGGCCGTTAAAAAAACCCAAAAACCCGCTATTACTGTTCCCAAGGCCATTAAACGGCGCATAAAAATCGCTGAAGCCATTACCGTCGCGGAACTGGCCAAGAGAATGGGGGTCAAGGCTCAGGATGTTCTCCGGACGCTCATCAGCTTGGGGATCATGGCAAATATCAACCAGGCCATTGACTATGATGCTGCTGAACTGGTGGCCTCTGAATTCGATTATGAGGTGACCAAAGGCGCCTTTGACGAGGAAGAGGTTCTCCATCTGGTTGAGCCGGAAGAGATAGAAATGACCCTACGCTCGCCGGTGGTCACGGTGATGGGCCATGTAGATCACGGTAAAACCTTACTCCTGGACACTATCAGACAGACAAATATTATCGAAGGTGAGGCCGGAGGCATTACTCAGCATATCGGCGCCTATCATGTCAGTTTCGATGAAGGAAATATCACCTTTCTCGATACCCCGGGCCACGAGGCCTTCACCGCCATGCGGGCCCGGGGAGCCCGGATAACCGATATCGTGGTTCTCGTTGTCGCCGCCGACGATGGGCCTATGGAACAGACCCGGGAAGCCATTGACCACGCCAGGGCCGCCGGTGTGCCAATCCTTGTGGCCATCAATAAAATTGACAAACCCGAGGCTGATCCGGACCGCGTAAAACGCAGTCTCTCTGAACTGGGACTGGTTCCGGAGGAATGGGGCGGTGATACGATTTTCGCTAACGTCTCTGCTAAGACAGGGCAAGGGATCACCGAACTGCTGGACCTCATTCTCCTTCAGGCCGAAGTAATCGAGCTGAAAGCCGCGCCTCATGGCAGGGCACAGGGCCGGGTCATTGAAGCCCACCTGGACAAAGGCCGCGGCCCGGTGGCCACTATTCTGGTGCAAAGCGGTCTGCTTAAGCCTGGCGATCCCTTTGTTTGCGGCGTCTATTATGGCAAAATTCGAGGCATGCTCAATGACAGCGGCCGGAGACTGAATCAGGCCGGGCCGTCCCTACCCGTGGAAATTCAGGGTATTTCAGGCGTTCCTGGCGCCGGAGACGAATTCCTCGTCCTTGAGAATGAGAAAAGAGCCAAGCAGGTCAGCCAGTACCGGCAACTCAAACAGCGTGAGTTGGAACTGATCAAGACTTCCAAGGTAACCCTGGAAACTATTTACGAGCGGATCAAGGAAGGAGAGGCCAAAGAGTTAAACATCGTGCTCAAGGCGGATGTCCAGGGTTCGCTTGAGGCCATCAACGATGCGCTGTCAGCCCTGTCCACCGATGAGATCAAAATCATCGTCATCCATTCCACCACCGGTGCGATAAATGAAACGGATGTCATGCTGGCCTCCGCTTCAGATGCCTCGGTCATTGGGTTCAACGTCCGACCGAACGCCAAGGTCCAGGAACTGGCCGAATCCGAGAATATTGAGATTCGGTACTATGATGTTATCTATAAGCTGACCGAGGAAGTCAAGGAAGCCATGGTCGGCCTGTTAGAACCCACTTATGTTGAAGAAACGATCGGTACGGCGGAGATAAAGCAAACCTTTCAGGTTTCCAAGATCGGAACCGTGGCCGGTACCGCTGTCACCAGCGGGAAGATTGTACGCAGCGCTAAAGTGCGGCTGCTCCGGGATGGTATTGTTCTATTCGACGGCCTTATGGCCTCGCTCAAGAGGTTCAAGGATGACGTCAAGGAGGTCTCCAGCGGCTATGAATGCGGAATCAGCCTGGAAAATTTCAATGACGTTAAGGTCGGTGATATGATCGAGGCCTACGTCATAGAGGAAATGAGCGCCACTTTGTAA
- a CDS encoding DUF503 domain-containing protein, translating into MVVGILRVTMIIPGNSSLKGKRKVVKSLLGKLRAKFNLAAAEVEDNDLWQRAGLGLALVGNDRRYINSAMDKVLDFIERTTEAEIIDSQTEIINIF; encoded by the coding sequence ATGGTCGTTGGCATTCTGAGGGTTACAATGATTATCCCGGGCAACTCCTCCCTCAAAGGCAAACGGAAAGTCGTCAAGAGCCTTCTCGGAAAGTTGAGGGCGAAGTTTAATCTGGCCGCAGCCGAAGTGGAGGATAACGACCTCTGGCAACGCGCCGGACTGGGCCTGGCCCTGGTTGGGAACGACCGCCGATACATCAACTCGGCCATGGACAAGGTTCTCGATTTCATAGAACGAACGACCGAGGCGGAGATTATTGATTCTCAAACAGAGATTATCAACATTTTTTAA